GTCTTTGCAGAAAGTGAAATTGTGGATTTCACTGTGAAAAACTTGGTGGGTCGGTTAtgattttggggttttgtgTGTAATCATCGGTGGGTTTGGTGGATGATTCTTCTTCTTGTGAGTTTTCCCTTCTTCCATTTCTGgttgttcttcttttccttcttttgtttctggctcttcttcttctccaacgCTTTATGGAACTCAAGTCTTAGAGTCTCAAGTTCCACGTGGATTAATTGTCCATGTCAACCTCACTGAATTTGAGCCTCATAGGCTCAAGATGCTATATTCCTAACTAGTTTTAGAGAGATGCTTACTAACGAAGTAGTTTCCTCAAATCATGCTATGTTGCAAATATCCCCACAAATGTAGTGTTCTTGCGTTCtaggtttgaaaaaaaatttgatttgagcCATGTTCTAAGAGATGCATATTCCTAGGTTTGAAATAGCACGTTTTGatcttatctttctttcttttttttccttgttttgggaggagagaaacataaaatGGGAACAAAAAGACCTATTTATCCAtgtttttaacagaggtgggtaaTGGAGACTAGATGGAGTTAAACATAGGTGGCCAAAGTGTTAAGTTTTAAACCACAGGTAAGCAAAGTGCAAACGGGCCAAACCACAgatgggtttactgtaatttccccaaaattttattacttttcccaaaaaaaaaaaaaatctcatatgcATTGAATGATTAAAAAACGCAGCAATCTATAATATTCAAGCAATGTTGGTAAAAGCGCGCTTAAGTGCAAAGTGTGAAGCGCCAAAGCTCCAATGCTTTTCACCTTTAAAGCGAGGCACATTCAAAGAGGCATGCTTTTTtgtgctttttcaaaaagcttgAAGTgtgcttttttatattttcaagaaaataaaccaaaccGAATTGTAGCCATAGGATCTTAACACTATTGATATAAACCAACTAattgatatataaaatttaatgttaTGGTGTGCTGCACTGCTCCTATATACTTCAATAAGACCCATTTGGGACTGCAATCACTCCACAGTCCACCATTGATCTAATATTGACTAATTCTAATAGACTTATATatattaagtgattaaattacTAACTTAGTAAGTAGTCATAGTGCATTCTGACTACCAGGGATTCAAGAAAGGATATTAATGAAAGTACTCGTATCTAGctgatccaaaaaaataaaatgacttgACTTGCAATTTTTGTGGTGTAATTGCGAAAggattatataaatattatatgaattatataaaatattttatttcaatttatatgatttttttttatcacttgtTGTTGTACTAcccattaataattattttcaaatttatcaaatcaattttttttttaaatgtgcaCTTCACTTCAATCAGGCGCACGCTTGCACTTTGTGCCTAGGCTTTAGGAGACCTTCGTGCTTAAGAGTGCCTGGTGCTTTAACCAACACTACATTCAAGTAAACCATCTCTACAATGTAGAAAAAGTGACAACCTCTCCCTTCTCTCAAAATAGAGTAGCAACTGAAAGCTATGTTCTAAAAGTTTCTAAAGTAAATATTGATTGCTTTGGATGTGCCTAGTAGAATGGGAGAGTACCACATGAAGACAAAATGGCATGTTGCCTTAATCCTGACCAACCTATTTTCTACTTTTGAAAGGTTataatcaatttaattaaaGGAATGCACAATGTCCACACACATCACAAAGTCTAACACAACAATCAATTTCCTAGAGCCCCTATAGATCAAAAAACTCATACGTCTAAGAAGTTAGTCAAGCTCCCAACCACAAGAAATTTTTCCATGCATGACAAAGGCTATCAaagcatatttattttttttgggggataaGTAACAAAGGCTACCAAAATACTGAACCTCTTGAAAACACAAACACATCACATCGAAAGGGACTTATAAACACTTAATTCCATAAGAGGAGCATTTATACAAAGCACAAAaacttcaaaaccaaacaaagtcAAAAAACTCAAGCTTTGCCTAGCACCATTCACAAAAGCTCTAGAATGCAGAGTATTATATGACATacataaaatgacaatcaaagCAAAGTATAAACCATCCAATTTAGAGATATTTGATACTTATGAACATAAGCAATCagataaaagtaataaaagaattgaaaaaaaaggaggaaagtTACGTGCTTACGACAAGAGCATTTGCATTGGTCCTCAATCAAGATCTTCCTGTCTGGTCTCTGATTGGAAGTTGTTATTTCCTCTATTTCCCGAGTTCCCTTCCCCATCATTGCTTCCACTGTTGTTGCCAGTGCCACTCCCACTATTGCTGGTCTCTGCAGGTGACGCCGGTGTCCTACCAAATGGCCATGGAAAGGGCAATGAGATCCTAAATCTCCTCTCCATAGTCCTTGGGGTTGGTGGGTTTTCTCCAGAGCTCCCAGTCTGATTCTGAATTCCACTAGCAATGCCAGTGGCAGCAGAAGCAGAACCACCAATATTCCCACCTGCTGCAGCACCCCAAGTTGAACCAGTCTGAGTCTGAGCCTGATTGCCGGCACCGGCAGACACCGGCCTGGCAGTGGCAACACCACGATTCCTCTGCTCGTAATCAGGATCATCGGTGGGCAACTCATACCGACACACAGGACAAGAATTATGCAATTCCAACCAAGGCAGAATACAGTCAGCATGGTAAATGTGCTTACATGGCATCTGCTTGGCCTCCTCGCGGAGCTCGAAGGAGTCCTTGCAGACGGCACACTGAGATGAATCCGAAGCCAACAAATCCTGAGAAATCTTAATATCCGGCAATGTCTGGACAGCCGATTTGGATGCCGGGGGTGTACCGTATCGGTTAGGGTCGTTCTCAGCCAGCTGTTGGATCAACTGCTCGAGTCCCGGGCCGAAGAAATAGTCGCCGAGATTGACATTAGGGGAGCCGCCAATACCCATACCGGCACGGAAGGGAGAGTCACCGCCTCCAGAATTAATGACGACCTCAACGTTGCCACCTAGGTTTTGGAGGTAGTTCTGAAGGAAAACAAAGGGGTTGAAAGCATCAGGGTCGTCGaaaggagagggagagggagagggagatgAGCGAGTGGGAGCCAAACCGGCGTGGGGGTGAGGGTGGGGTCCGAAGAGGGCGGAGAGATCATTGAAGATTGGGGAGGcggaagaagaggaggaggaggaggagaataATAGGGGAAGCGCGCCTGGTGCAGGAAGGtcggaagaagaagaagaataaagaaaggGATTTTGGAAAAAAGGATGAggattagggttagggttttccAGTTCTTCAAGAAACCCACCATGGCAAGTAGGGCAGGTGAGATCGGAGGTAGGTGAAGGGGTTAAGGTCACCGTATGGTTGCATTCGTGGCAGAAGAACAGTTGAGGTTGAGCCGCCGTTGCTGtgtctcctcctcctcctcctcctcctccttctccgCTTAAGCCGGAAGAAGACATTCTTATCAAACCAACTCAAAAGAGCGAAAAGAGAGATGGAGAACGAAACGACGTAGAccggagggagagagagaggacctttttctttttctttttaagtgagtcaaattttgattttgcgTTCAATTCAATTGCAAATTTACAACCACCTGTGGCGTGAAGTTGTTGGCGATACCACGCGCCGATTTAGCAAATGTGTCCAGCCGCCGATtcttttggttatttatttatttattattatataagaaatGGGGAAAATTTGTGCTCATCTCTctttacttttgattttttataataataataataatactactCACCCTACCTCtaatttatatatctatatatctctgcatattaaaaaattcagaaagttaattatgattttaaaaaatattaaaaatacctctaatttaattagataatctttattcttaaaaaataaaaaatagggttaaagttgtaattcaacaaaattcaaaaaaaaaaaactactaaaaaaacttttttcctaaaaattagcacactctctatttaaatatattttaagcatatttaatacatttttttcttgaaaaaaatccaattagattttaattgaaatctCAATCTTGCACCACGtgtctcatttatttttaaattttttggtaaatgaattattaagtgtaaaaattgaagagtccaaaactaattaaatttttgtacattACAAGGCATGTGAGAATGCTGACATGGTTGGGTCTGAACCCTACACGTGAAATAGCTGTGAGCAAAGGAAAGGAAATGTTGGCTAAAGGAAAGGATCTTTGGCCCGTGCCAATGGGGTAACTCTCTTGGAGAATATTGAGATTTGCATCTGACATGAACACCCAACACTTGCACAAAAGAGAGATAGcatagggatgacaattttgcccCTCTCCACTTAACCCGCCCCTCCCGACTTCACCTCACGCAGGTTTTCCCCGCCCCACAAAGGTGGTGGGGCAAGGATATAGTGAGATTATAGCCCCGCACCATAAGGCAAGGTGGGGATGAGTTTAAGTTTTTTAAACCCAATCTGCCCCGCCCCGCATTGATAATgattaaattgtaaatttttcataccctaaaattCTACAATTTAAACGAACATATTATctgcttattttattctacccaataaggctttttgcctctttttttttttttttcctctagcGAGATTAGAAATAATGtactaattttaacaatttcttttatctttattataaacaaatttatgtactattgaatcattgattttgtattatgagatttttgtttttgttgtaatattgtcttgttaaacactttaataatattattcaatttttgctaaaaattagtttgatttgatgggataaatttatttttaatttcaagtatatttttattaatgaaataggttttattaaaaacaattgtaaTAATTGTAggcaaattaacaagaaatagagTTTTACGGGGTGAGATGGGGTTTCGCGGGGCCTTAAAGGGTAGGGATGGggtaagacaaaaccatgcAGAGCGAGGGCAAAAAACCCATCCTTCGGACCCGCCCCACCCTATTGTCATCCCTAAGATAGCGACCCCCTATGGTCAAATGCTATAAAACACCCCTTATTGGCCGAGCTTATCCTTTTCCTTGTCCAAGGTTTGCTCCCCACGTAGTAGTAGAGCCACCCTCTGTTCCATTACCCTAACATTGgcatgctttctctctcttctagcCTTAGTATAGCACAATAGCTGTATTAGGGTTTGAAATGGGTGAATAAGGGTTTGACACCTGTTTTGATGTACCTCACAACATTCCTTGTACTATAAAAGGAATATGTTATTAAGCAATTAGGGCAAgaacctagagaaaaacaagaaaaagagtAGAAAGTTTGTGTAGAAAAGTGAGTTAAAGAAAAGGATTTCTGCTTACATTAACACAAAGCCCTCTTATCTTGAGGAGATGGCCAGGAAACCTTATCCTGCAAACTACACACCTCCTATCTTTCCTAAGTATAATGGTATGATTGGGAATGCTAAAGAGCATATCAAGAGAtatgtggatgctctaacagCTCACTCCCATGACCATGAGCTGAGACTCAGAGACTTTTCCAAGTCCCTGCAAGGTTGAGCCTTCACTTGGTATTCTAGCCTTTTGCTAAGATCGGTTTTGAACTGGAATGACATGGCTACTCAGTTCATAAAGAAGTTCTTCACTTTGGATGAAAAGCTTACTTTATCAGATCTGTTACAAGAAAGGCAGAGGATATTTGAAAGGTTACTGGACTACATCCGTAGGTTCAGGGACCTCTCCTTGATATGCTATGACCCTATAGAGGAGGAAAGATTCGGGGATATTTGTATTGCTAGCACGCTATATGAGTGCCACCCTTACTTGGAGAACTTACAAATCCCAAGTATCACAAGGCTAGTGGAAGCATTTAGGAGGACAAGCATGTCAGTGAGTGTaaacacctcattttgtactcGGTTAACAAACTTTAGTCTCCGAtcccaatgatgagcttgacatatCTACAAAAGataattgaagttattttgatagtttggaagtaatcacaactcaaaagtgatcaaatcgctttgaaaatgatACTGAAAAATGACATTTACTCAATGTTTTGGCCATAACTTTTTATCCACAAAGAATTTTTTAGTAATGCTTATCTCATTGGAAAGTAGACATTTTGGACtttaatttgaatacaaatttcaCCTAATTTGGACTTAAATTGAGTGAGTTATGACTATTTAGCCTTACAAAATTTGGAAAGTCTAGCCTTagttatgaaaagaaaaaagaaaaagaaagaaagaagaaaggcCCACTAGGTTGAAAACCTGAAAGAATAGCCTACGCAAAAGTTAGGGCACCTTAAAATGAAGTGAAGAGGAGCAACAAGGAAAATGGTGAACTTACTCCAAGATGGGGGCAAATCATGAATGAGAATGACCAAGGAATGAACATACAAGGGAAGATGAGACTAGCTCCAAGCTAAAGCAACCATGATGAAGGGAAAAGTGACCATACATGAGAGATGAGTTAATTTAAGAGAATGCAAGAAAAAAGATATGAGAGAAGTGGGATATGCATGTTCAAATAAGGACAGTGATCGAGTTGACTAGAGATGATCgaattttaaattcatgtttggACTAATCAATGAAGATGGTGGGTAATTCATGAAAAACTAGTTTAAAGAGGATATGCAATGATATGCAAAATCATTTGGATCCATGATCCCTTATTTCTTTACCTCCTTTCTTCAACTTCAAACTTTCTTCAAGGTCCTCTTTGTATTCAAATCACGCTGTGCTCTATCATCTCTAAACTCTTGTTGTGTTTGAAACATCTTTGGCCTAGAGTCTCTTCCAACTTGTTGTGTTCATAAATATTCATTGGTCTCAAAACTTGCGTCGTGTTTAGAACTTCATTGATCTAGAGTCTTTCAACTATCTTTGATCTTCATCTAGAGGTGTTAGAAATTCTAGGGAATTGATGATCATCCAAAGGTAAAAGgtttataataataacaatgaaGTGAATGAATGATGTGTTGAGTAAATATGTGCtcccataaaaagaaaagaatgcaaTGAACCCCTGGTCTAATCAACTCTTCTTTACTAATACTCTAAAGAGAAAATGCTTTTCTTAGaagtccaaaaaaaataggaaagaaaatttatatatataaaaaaaaatgtgagatgttgaaaataaagaagaaaaaagaaaaaaaaaatgaaagatgaaaattcacaaagaaaatgaggaattggaaaatgagagaagaaaaagaaaggatggAGATGAagatgagaagagagagaataaaagaaaagatggaagaaaaagaaaagatgagaagagaaaaataaacgatgaaaagaaaaaaaatgatggaaaaaaagatttaaaaaaaaatgaaaagaagattAAGAGGAATGATGTGACTTGTTGTGATTGGTTCTGTCCTAATGTGTTCGGACCAAACCTGATGTAAAACGTTGTGATTGGTTCTATCCTGATGTGTTTGGATCAAACCTGATGTGAAGtattgtgattggttttgtccTAATGTGTTTGGATTAAACCTAATGTGACCCATTGTGCTTTGGTTCTGTCTTGATGTGTTTAGACTAAACCTGATATGATCCGTTGTGTTGATATGACCAAATCATtgtgaaaaatttaaaagattcaaaaaatctCAAAGTTCCAAAGAGGAGTTCAAAACTTCAAGAAGGATGtcacttaagaaaaaaaattcatagttcGAAAAagactttcaaaaaaaaattcaagtgaGAGATTGACATTTAAGAAGAAGTTATgaattattatcaaaaaaaaaaaaaagttatgaatttcaaaagtttaaggagaatttcaaaagaaagatttcaagtttcaaaaatccAAGAGAGATTTCAAAAATGGAAGGAAGTTTTCAAATATGGATGGATTTGAATGATGAATTTCTTAAATGCTTTTGATTTCcttaaataatgaatttttctgGAGATAAATGATGTGTCTTGAATGATGATAACATGATGTGTGATGTGTGAGTTTATGAATTTTTCTGGAGATAAATGATGTGTGTCTTGAATGATGATAACATGATGTGTTTATGTGTTTCTGTTGGCTTAGGATAGTAGCCACTCTTGTTGTGTCTATGATGTGttgatgtgttttgttggcttagGATAGTAGTCATTCTTGTTGTGTTCATGATGTTTGTGGGGTATTCTaatcattttagaggtttaaagcaattttggtcattttagaatttttagagtatttttggtaattttagaggttttgggttatttgtggtcattttagaagttttgggtatattttggtcattttaaaggtttaggggtattttcattatttcataggtttcaaggtattttagtcattttttaggtttcaaggagtattttgatcattttataggtttggagggtattttggtcattaaataggtttaggggttattttggtcattttatggtttcaggggtatttcggtcattttataggtttcgggagtatttcatgattatttttttaatgtttaggggatattttggttattttttaggttttagaggtattttggtcattttttagttttagggggtatttcagtcattataaaggtttcgggggtattttggccatcttttaggtttcgggggtatttggtcattttttagttttaggggggtattttggtcattctaaggtttcagaggtattttggtcctTTTTTAGGTTGGGGAGTAATTTGGTCATTTActaggtttcatgggtatttcagtcatatttaggtttcaagaatattttggtcattttttaagtttcgagggtatttaggttatttttttaggtttagggggtatttcggtcaatttttaggtttaaggggggtatttcggttatttttttaggttttcggggtatttcggtca
The Quercus lobata isolate SW786 chromosome 10, ValleyOak3.0 Primary Assembly, whole genome shotgun sequence DNA segment above includes these coding regions:
- the LOC115962639 gene encoding E3 ubiquitin-protein ligase RING1; translated protein: MSSSGLSGEGGGGGGGGDTATAAQPQLFFCHECNHTVTLTPSPTSDLTCPTCHGGFLEELENPNPNPHPFFQNPFLYSSSSSDLPAPGALPLLFSSSSSSSSASPIFNDLSALFGPHPHPHAGLAPTRSSPSPSPSPFDDPDAFNPFVFLQNYLQNLGGNVEVVINSGGGDSPFRAGMGIGGSPNVNLGDYFFGPGLEQLIQQLAENDPNRYGTPPASKSAVQTLPDIKISQDLLASDSSQCAVCKDSFELREEAKQMPCKHIYHADCILPWLELHNSCPVCRYELPTDDPDYEQRNRGVATARPVSAGAGNQAQTQTGSTWGAAAGGNIGGSASAATGIASGIQNQTGSSGENPPTPRTMERRFRISLPFPWPFGRTPASPAETSNSGSGTGNNSGSNDGEGNSGNRGNNNFQSETRQEDLD